The following coding sequences lie in one Klebsiella huaxiensis genomic window:
- the tyrP gene encoding tyrosine transporter TyrP — MKNRTLGSILIVAGTTIGAGMLAMPLASAGVGFGVTLVLLIALWALMCYTALLLLEVYQHVPADTGLGSLAARYLGRYGQWATGVCMLFLLYALTAAYISGAGELLASSLNQWLGWTLPPAVGVLLFTGIGGTVVCIGTSLVDLFNRFLFSAKIIFLAIMLALLLPHIHQINLLTLPLQQGLALSAIPVIFTSFGFHGSIPSVVSYLNGDIRKLRRVFVIGSFIPLVAYIFWQLATLGSIDSPTFTALLAQNAGLNGLLEAIREVVASSHVELAVHLFADLALATSFLGVALGLFDYLADLFQRKNGPAGRIQSGVITFFPPLAFALFYPRGFVMALGYAGVALAVLALMLPSLLVMKSRKQHPDAAWRVAGGAPALWLVLLCGIGIVAIQFAIVAGLLPAVG; from the coding sequence GTGAAGAACCGCACTCTTGGTAGTATTTTAATCGTAGCTGGCACCACCATCGGCGCAGGGATGTTGGCGATGCCTTTGGCATCAGCAGGCGTAGGTTTCGGCGTAACGTTAGTTTTGCTTATCGCCCTGTGGGCGCTGATGTGTTACACCGCGTTATTGTTGCTTGAAGTTTATCAGCACGTCCCGGCTGACACGGGGCTGGGCTCCCTGGCAGCGCGCTATCTGGGGCGTTACGGGCAGTGGGCTACCGGTGTTTGCATGCTGTTCTTACTGTACGCACTTACCGCGGCCTATATTAGCGGCGCCGGTGAATTGCTGGCTTCAAGTCTCAATCAATGGCTGGGCTGGACACTACCACCTGCGGTTGGAGTACTGCTGTTTACAGGCATCGGCGGAACGGTGGTTTGTATCGGTACGTCACTGGTTGATCTCTTTAACCGTTTTCTGTTCAGCGCCAAAATCATTTTCCTCGCTATTATGCTGGCGCTTCTGCTTCCGCATATTCATCAGATAAACTTGTTGACCCTGCCGCTACAGCAAGGGCTGGCGCTGTCGGCGATTCCAGTAATTTTTACCTCGTTTGGTTTTCACGGCAGCATACCCAGCGTCGTCAGCTATCTGAACGGAGATATACGCAAGCTGCGTCGGGTATTTGTCATCGGAAGCTTTATTCCACTGGTTGCCTATATTTTCTGGCAACTGGCAACCCTGGGCAGTATTGATTCTCCTACTTTTACCGCTCTGCTGGCACAAAATGCCGGACTCAACGGGCTGTTAGAAGCGATCCGTGAAGTCGTTGCCTCGTCGCACGTTGAGCTGGCGGTTCATCTCTTTGCAGACCTGGCGCTGGCGACTTCATTTCTCGGCGTCGCGCTTGGCCTGTTTGACTACCTGGCCGATTTGTTTCAACGTAAAAATGGTCCGGCCGGGCGTATACAGAGTGGTGTAATCACCTTTTTCCCCCCTCTGGCGTTCGCCCTATTCTATCCACGCGGTTTCGTGATGGCCTTAGGTTATGCAGGGGTCGCGCTGGCGGTATTGGCGCTAATGCTACCTTCGTTATTGGTGATGAAAAGCCGTAAACAGCATCCTGACGCCGCCTGGCGAGTCGCTGGGGGGGCACCCGCGCTGTGGTTGGTTCTGCTGTGCGGAATCGGAATTGTGGCCATTCAGTTTGCTATCGTCGCAGGATTGCTGCCCGCGGTGGGATAA
- a CDS encoding YecA/YgfB family protein: protein MKTGPLNESEVEWLDEILSKYAEEGTIMDVAELDGLLTAILSGPTEVEPAQWLLAIWGGADKVPRWANDRERDRFVNLTLQHMSDTAERLSNYPEQFEPMFGCREEEGQELTIVEEWCFGYMRGVGLSDWTALPTELQAELDAIALHGTEERFEALDELSAEEFIASVERIRPAALALYNYWTEHAQPADVQQPIRNEAKIGRNDPCPCGSGKKYKQCCLAK from the coding sequence ATGAAAACCGGACCCCTGAACGAAAGCGAAGTTGAATGGCTGGATGAGATCCTGTCGAAATATGCAGAAGAAGGCACCATCATGGATGTTGCCGAACTTGATGGATTGCTGACGGCAATTCTCTCCGGGCCGACGGAAGTTGAACCTGCGCAGTGGCTGTTGGCTATCTGGGGCGGGGCGGATAAAGTACCGCGTTGGGCCAACGATCGCGAACGCGATCGCTTTGTGAACCTGACGCTGCAACATATGAGTGATACTGCCGAGCGCTTAAGCAATTATCCTGAGCAGTTCGAACCCATGTTTGGCTGCCGTGAAGAGGAAGGGCAGGAGTTAACCATTGTAGAAGAATGGTGCTTCGGTTATATGCGCGGTGTCGGCCTCAGTGACTGGACTGCTTTACCAACTGAGCTACAAGCTGAACTGGATGCCATCGCTCTGCACGGCACCGAGGAGCGATTTGAAGCGCTTGATGAATTATCAGCTGAAGAGTTTATTGCCAGCGTAGAGCGTATTCGTCCGGCGGCCCTGGCGCTTTACAACTACTGGACTGAGCATGCTCAGCCAGCTGACGTTCAGCAGCCAATACGAAATGAGGCGAAAATTGGGCGTAACGATCCTTGCCCATGCGGTAGTGGTAAGAAATATAAGCAGTGCTGCTTAGCAAAATAA
- a CDS encoding RpiB/LacA/LacB family sugar-phosphate isomerase: MKIALMMENSQANKNAIILNELNAVADEKGFPVYNVGMSDENDHHLTYIHLGIMASILLNSKAVDFVITGCGTGQGAMMSLNIHPGVVCGYCIDPADAFLFAQINNGNALSLPFAKGFGWGAELNVRFIFEKAFTGRNGEGYPPERKEPQVRNAGILNTVKAAVVKDNYLDTLRAIDPELVKTAVSGPRFQQCFFENCQDKEIEAFVRQIVG, translated from the coding sequence ATGAAAATCGCACTGATGATGGAAAACAGCCAGGCGAACAAAAACGCCATCATCCTCAACGAGTTAAACGCTGTTGCAGACGAGAAAGGTTTTCCGGTTTACAACGTCGGCATGAGCGATGAAAACGATCACCACCTGACCTATATCCATCTGGGTATCATGGCCAGCATCCTGCTGAACTCTAAAGCGGTAGACTTCGTGATCACCGGCTGCGGTACCGGCCAGGGTGCAATGATGTCTCTGAACATCCATCCGGGCGTAGTTTGTGGCTACTGTATCGATCCTGCTGATGCGTTCCTGTTTGCGCAGATCAACAACGGTAACGCGCTTTCTCTGCCATTCGCGAAAGGTTTTGGCTGGGGTGCAGAGCTGAACGTACGCTTTATTTTCGAGAAAGCGTTCACAGGGCGTAACGGCGAAGGTTATCCGCCGGAGCGTAAAGAGCCTCAGGTACGTAACGCTGGCATCCTGAACACCGTTAAAGCCGCAGTAGTGAAAGATAACTATCTGGATACGCTGCGTGCTATCGACCCGGAGCTGGTGAAAACTGCCGTGTCTGGCCCGCGCTTCCAGCAGTGCTTCTTCGAAAATTGTCAGGATAAAGAGATCGAAGCGTTCGTTCGCCAGATCGTCGGTTAA
- the ftnA gene encoding non-heme ferritin, translating to MLKTEMIDKLNAQMNLELYSSLLYQQMSAWCSYHSFEGAAAFLRRHAQEEMTHMQRLFDYLTDTGSLPCINAIASPFAEYTSLDDLFRVTYEHEQLITQKINELAHAAMSSQDYPTFNFLQWYVAEQHEEEKLFKSVIDKLTLAGKSGEGLYFIDKELATLDTQN from the coding sequence ATGCTGAAAACTGAAATGATCGACAAGCTTAATGCACAGATGAACCTTGAACTTTATTCTTCTCTGCTTTATCAGCAAATGAGCGCATGGTGCAGCTACCACAGCTTTGAAGGCGCCGCCGCGTTTCTGCGCCGCCACGCGCAAGAAGAGATGACCCATATGCAGCGTCTGTTCGACTACCTGACCGATACCGGTAGCCTGCCGTGCATCAATGCCATCGCCTCACCGTTTGCCGAATATACTTCACTGGACGACCTGTTCCGCGTCACCTACGAACACGAACAACTCATTACGCAGAAAATTAACGAACTGGCTCATGCGGCAATGTCCAGCCAGGATTATCCGACATTTAATTTCCTGCAATGGTATGTTGCTGAGCAGCACGAAGAAGAGAAACTGTTTAAATCCGTTATTGATAAACTGACCCTCGCAGGCAAAAGCGGTGAAGGCCTGTACTTTATTGATAAAGAGCTGGCAACGCTCGATACGCAAAATTAA
- a CDS encoding YecH family metal-binding protein: MQSIHGHEVLQMMIASGEPYTVASLEAAITSRFGTDARFHTCSAENLSAAELVAFLQKKGKFIAAEEGFNTHESKICRH; this comes from the coding sequence ATGCAATCAATTCATGGTCATGAAGTTCTACAGATGATGATCGCTTCAGGCGAACCTTACACCGTGGCCAGTCTGGAAGCGGCGATTACCAGCCGTTTCGGGACGGATGCACGATTCCATACCTGTTCGGCGGAAAACCTGAGTGCGGCGGAGTTAGTGGCATTCTTGCAGAAAAAGGGCAAATTTATTGCCGCAGAGGAAGGGTTTAATACGCACGAAAGTAAAATTTGTCGTCATTAA
- a CDS encoding MFS transporter encodes MSTNISSRDDRSFSAPALLVAGAFFMEFLDGTVIATALPDMAKDFGVTAVDLNIGISAYLITLAVLIPASGWIADRFGARKIFTLALAIFTLASVFCGLSTNVDIFVAMRILQGIGGALMVPVGRLAVLRTTPKHQLIKAIATLTWPALVAPIIGPPLGGFITSYASWHWIFFINVPLGLIAMALSLRIIPNIREDEPRPFDLPGFLATSIAMISLVTAMEFLGDRQPLSWQTPALLVLGLGSMLFSLRHFRHAAWPMVRLDALQIPTFKVTMYGGSLFRASISAVPFLLPLLFQVGFGMDPFHSGLLVLAVFVGNLTIKPATTPLIRWLGFRRLLLINGALNVFSLLACAFLTPQTPVWLIFVILYLGGVFRSIQFTGVSTLAFADVPSAQMSYANTLFSTASQLAVGLGITLGAIGIRIGEKFSEWFNLTSLPGISFRLSFIFIALICLVGMIDSLHLAKDAGSSVSNKKK; translated from the coding sequence ATGAGCACAAACATCTCTTCCAGGGACGATCGTTCTTTTTCAGCACCCGCACTGCTGGTGGCTGGCGCTTTTTTTATGGAGTTCCTCGACGGTACGGTGATCGCCACAGCCCTGCCGGACATGGCGAAAGACTTTGGCGTCACAGCGGTCGATCTCAATATCGGTATCAGCGCCTATCTCATTACGCTGGCCGTGCTGATACCGGCCAGCGGCTGGATAGCCGATCGCTTCGGCGCACGCAAAATCTTCACTCTCGCGCTGGCGATTTTCACGCTGGCTTCTGTTTTTTGCGGACTATCAACCAACGTCGACATCTTCGTAGCGATGCGAATTCTACAAGGAATAGGCGGTGCTCTGATGGTCCCAGTAGGCCGACTGGCAGTTTTGCGAACGACACCGAAGCATCAGCTCATTAAGGCGATTGCCACTCTGACCTGGCCCGCATTAGTGGCTCCCATTATCGGCCCGCCGCTGGGCGGATTTATCACCAGCTATGCCAGTTGGCACTGGATTTTCTTTATTAACGTGCCCCTTGGGCTCATCGCTATGGCCCTGTCTTTGCGCATCATCCCAAACATTCGTGAAGATGAACCACGGCCTTTTGACCTTCCCGGCTTCCTTGCCACGTCAATCGCCATGATTAGCCTGGTCACCGCCATGGAATTTCTCGGCGATCGTCAGCCTTTGAGTTGGCAAACACCGGCGCTGCTGGTATTAGGCCTCGGCAGCATGTTGTTTTCACTACGCCATTTCCGTCACGCAGCCTGGCCGATGGTGCGTCTCGATGCGCTACAAATACCGACCTTCAAGGTCACTATGTACGGCGGCTCGCTGTTCCGTGCCTCAATTAGCGCCGTCCCTTTCCTGCTGCCGCTGCTGTTTCAGGTCGGGTTTGGTATGGACCCATTCCACTCAGGGTTGCTGGTGCTGGCCGTTTTCGTTGGTAATTTAACCATCAAGCCCGCGACAACGCCGTTAATTCGCTGGCTGGGTTTTCGCCGCCTGCTGCTGATCAACGGCGCGCTGAATGTGTTCTCGCTGCTGGCCTGCGCTTTTTTAACACCACAAACGCCAGTCTGGCTGATTTTCGTGATTCTCTATCTCGGCGGGGTATTCCGTTCTATTCAATTTACCGGCGTCAGCACCCTTGCTTTTGCCGATGTGCCTTCAGCGCAAATGAGCTATGCCAATACGTTGTTCAGCACCGCTTCGCAGCTGGCCGTTGGGCTTGGGATTACGCTCGGGGCGATCGGTATTCGTATTGGGGAGAAGTTCAGTGAATGGTTTAATCTCACAAGTCTGCCGGGGATCAGCTTCCGTCTGTCGTTTATTTTTATTGCGTTGATTTGTCTGGTGGGAATGATTGATAGCCTGCACCTGGCAAAAGATGCCGGTAGCAGCGTGTCCAACAAAAAGAAATAG
- the azuC gene encoding stress response protein AzuC translates to MKLRKILKSMFENYCKTFKDVPPGGMF, encoded by the coding sequence ATGAAGCTGCGCAAAATCCTTAAAAGCATGTTTGAAAACTACTGCAAAACCTTCAAAGACGTACCCCCTGGCGGTATGTTCTGA